TCAATTAATCCTACACGAACTCCTAATTATTACGCAATAATAGGCATCATGATTTTTAAAAAACATGTAAGTTTGGCCTTCCAATAATCGAGTTTACACCATGACTCTTTCTGCAATTATCGTTCTGGTTATCAATACCGCTATCAACATACAATACTGTTATCTCATTTACAAAAATAAAATCCAACCGGCCCTAGCCATGTGGCTTTTCTTTGTGGTAGCAGTAGCCATTAGCCTAGCCACTTACCTCGCCGATGGCAACTTTAAACCTATGGATAACATCCTGAACACTTCCGATTTAGTGCTTGTTTCCGTTGTTATGGCTTTCGTGCTATTTAGAGGAGAAAAAAGTTCCCGCTTTACCCGCTTCGACTTAGGATGTCTTGCGGCAGTAATACTCGTAGTGGTTTTTTGGGCATTTACCCACAACCACTTTATAACGAATATTGCAGTGCAAACCATTATGGTTATTGCCTACTTTCCTGTGGTTCGCCGCATGCTCATCGAGCGTAAAAACACCGAATCTTTCACTGTGTGGCTTGCCATGTCTGCTGTAGCCGGAATTTCGCTTTTCTCGAGTAAAGGAACCCTTGCCTCGGTTTACGCTATTCGCGCCGTGGCATGCACAGGACTACTCCTTTTGCTGATGCTCCGAATTGAGTATCTGAACAGAAAGGAAGTTGCTCTCCATACATCGAATGATTCCAGTGTATAGCTCCTACGCCTCAATTTATAACAATAAAACGCAAAGCATCTTATCACTTCCGGCAGTATTTGTCGATATATATTGATGCAAGCGAATTGCCCTGCTCCAACGACTTTGTCCAATCGGCACAAGCACTTACCTGGTCTTTATTCTTGATATAGCAAACACCCCATCATTAGTGCATTTATATGATTCGGTTTTGGCCCCATCATACATATCCAACTGAATGTATATACATTCTAACGCCTCCGCCAGACAGAACACAATGGAACGCTTTATCACATTACTTATACATCTCCCCCATCATTGCCCAAAATGCTATATGAAACGACGCACCCTTTTCCCCGGGATAAAGTTCCTCAAAGGATTGCTCGGCGGGCTTATTCGACTGTATCTTTATTTTAATGCCACGCTCGTAAAGCAGTGTTGGTTCAGGATGAAACTGTAGTCCAATAACATTAGGAAACCGATTATGCTCAATGGCCTCCACAACCTTCCCATCTATCGACCAAGCAGCAACCCTTAGCCCCATTCCCAACTTCTTTACGCTTTGATGATGACTGCTAAGCACAAAAGGCCTTACGCCATTTACCGAAAGTAAGCTTACGATTTTTGCCCCAGGAACTACATAAATCTGATGAAAGCCACCCCAAATCAAGGACGTATCGTCAGTGAAGTTTGTGTTGTAGTTTCGATGTTGCTGGTTTGCATCCATGGCCAATACCGATTCAACACTTCGCTTTCCGTATAGTTCGGTCGGAATATCTTGATAGAGCGTTCCACCTGTTGCCACATTCATAGTTTGCATACCCAAGCATATCCCAAGAATGCGAAAATCAGGTTTTTCATCCATTAGCGGTTTAAATCCTACGTTTTGATTCCCGCCAAGGAGTTGAAACAGGAAAGAGAGTTCCATATAGTGTCGGTTGGGATCGGTTACAACGGTCAGCAGGTTGGTGGAATCACCATAGGTAAAAGGGGGAATATCGGGACCGCCAAAGAAGATCGCACCCTGTGACTCATTAAAAAGTTTGGTAAAGAGTTCCGTACAACTGTTCTTGGCATATAAACTATCGGCGCAAATAACATTATCAACCTTTAGCAGGGATACGTTACTCAAACCCTGCTCGTCGATGAACTTTTGTGCCTTTTTGTAGTCATAAATCTCCTTCGCATGGTAAACCCCCACCACCCTATAATCCTTTGGCAAAGGGAACAGAGCATTTTCAGTAAGATAGAGAAACGTCTTAAGGTTATTTACAGTGGGATGCATTACGATTATTTGCCGAGTAGTTGTAGCCGAGTCTAAGTGATTAGACCCTTGCGGAGCATGGTTGCATCCAATCAGAATAATGGTTGCGAAGAGAAGTATCCGTTGCTTCATGGTTTGAGTTTTATTATGGGCAAGGTATAAAAAAGGCAACACGCCAACAACTAATTTTTCTTGCTATTTTAGTGCACCCATTTTAAAAAAAACAACATGCCAACCATAACCATAAAAAGGAATAAGGAGCGAATGAATGCACACCTACCCTATAAGGTAATGGTAAACAACCAGCAGGTTGCCGAACTCAAGATTGGCGAAGAGATACAACTATCTGTATCGGCTGGCGACAAGGTAAAGATCTGGCTGAATTGGAGTGGTAGTAAAGAGTTTACCGTCCCTTCGGAGGAAGAAGAGTTTCACTTCGTGTGTGGCGGCAACATCACTTACAACATTATTGGAAACGCAGGAGGAGTTCTTTTTTTGGTGCTGATTATAGGCACCAATTATTTTGTAGGCGGAGTTGTGGGTCGAAAAATAGGGCTTAGTGCGGCTCTTGGTGTGATGCTCCTCTTGCTATATATGCTTACTTCAGGCAAATCGAACTGGATTAAGTTTTGGCAGCATCCAGATATATCGTAACGAACATAATTAGCAAAAAGCACTTAAGACAAATTCTTAAAGATCCCTTCGATTGGCATATTGTTATATATCCACCACCAACCCATCATAAGCCAACACCACATTGCGTGGGAGCTCTGCTTGTATATCTGCATGAAATCCCAATTGGTGCGATACGTGGGTAATAAATGCCTTGCGCGGACTCAACTCCTGCACCAACTTCAACGCTTCGCTGAGTGTAAAGTGAGAAATATGCTTTTGCTTCCGCAGGGCATTTACAACAATATACTTTGAGCCCACAACCTTTTCCTTCTCCTCCTCTGAAATGAAGTTGGCATCGGTAATGTAGGTGAGATCTCCGATACGAAAGCCGTATATGGGCATCTTATAGTGAAAGCAACGAATTGGAGTTACCTTAACACCATTAATATCGAAAGGATAGCCATCAATAGTAAACAGGTTCATCTCTGGAACACCTGGGTAACGATTCTCAGCAAAGACATAGGCATACTCCTGCTTGAGTGCATCCTGAACCCTATCCTCGGCATAAATATCCATAGGCTTTCGATTTACAAAGTTGAAAGCCCGCACATCATCCAATCCCCCAATGTGATCCTTATGCTCATGGGTAAGCAAGATTGCATCGAGCTGCTTAACGTGAGCACGCAGCATTTGCTGACGGAAATCGGGTCCGGCATCGATTAAGATTGTTACCCCATCCACTTCCACCAAAGCAGAGGTCCGCAGCCGCTTATCGTGCTCCTGATCCGACTGACAAACCGGACAGGGGCATGCAATAACCGGAACGCCCTGGGAGGTACCGGTGCCTAAAAATGTTAGCCTCACGATACTGTCATCTTAAGTTTACTACTCTTTATTGAAAGAAATATAAGGTAAAGCAGCACAACAACGGCCATCACGGCCGAAGGTATTGCAGCCTCCTTGCCAAATAGTGTTAGCGCAGTAAAGACAGAAAAGCCTGTACTCTTTATGGTAGCAAGCATGGTTTGAGTTGTTGCCCGAGGACGTTGAATCCCCATTCGTTTTGCAATCAGACTATAAATGGTTCCCAACCCAAAAGTAACCGTCAACAACACCCCTCCTACCAGCAGGAGAATAGTTGGTGCCGAGAAGAACACTTGCCGATTCATGCCAACAGCAATAAATATAAGAACAGCAAAACCCCAATCGACAACCTTCCCTCGGACAGGTTCAATGTATCGAAATAAGGGTTTATAAAGCATGAATCGTGAGATGACCAAAGGAATCAAAACCAACTTAACCATAAGAATAAAAAGACTATATGAACTTACGTCGGTATGGTTAGCAAAAAGACTTATAAAGAGCGGAGCCACCACCACAGAAGCTAAAAATGCCCCAAGAACCCCAGCAATCGAATACTCCACGTCGCCCTTAAGAATGTAGCTAAATGGAATAATTGCCACACCAGGAGGAGCAGCTGCAATTACCACAAAACCATAGAATAGATTCTCGGTAGGCATAACAAAGTAAGCAAGGGAGATAACAACTAGTCCAAATACCGCATAGTTCAAAAAAGCACCAAGAAGCATGGGACCCAACATAGCCTTTGGATTGAGCAATGACTGCATCCTTATTCCCGTCATCGAGAAAGACATGGTGACAGCGAGAACAAAAAAGGAAAAAGGCTGAAATATCGAGGCAAAATCACCAGCTACAAGGCCAAGAATTACGGCAAAAACAAGTATTGAGTTTCTATTTAGTATTAACTTATAGATAAATTGCATTCGTTTCAATAGTATTGGTGAACCGTTCTCGCGATTCGGAGTGCATAAAAACCGATAGGTCAAATATACCTAATTTGTAAATAATTCGGGTTAACTTTGCCGAAAACATTACCATGACAGGAAAACTTTATATGATTCCTACAACGCTGGGCGAAGGAAATCCGGCTGACGTTCTACCCATACACACCATTGAGATTGCGCAATCGCTTACCTGTTTTGTAGTGGAAGATTTGCGCAGTGCGCGCCGCTTTCTTAGCAGTATTAAAGTAAAGAACCCCATCGACAGCCTCACCTTTTTCGAACTTAACGAGCACACACACCACTCCATTATTTATCCCATGCTTAAACCGGCTCAGCAGGGTGTCGACATTGGTTTGCTTTCGGAGGCAGGTGCCCCAGCAGTTGCCGATCCAGGTGCGCCGCTGGTGCGAATGGCTCACGAGAACAATATCAGAGTAGTTCCGCTTACCGGACCATCCTCTATACTACTCTCGCTTATGGCTTCGGGGCTTAATGGACAGAACTTTGCCTTTCAAGGTTATCTCCCCATTAAACCACCTGAGCGCCAAAGAAAACTGCGCGACCTAGAAGCACTCTCGGCACGCGAAAAGCAGACCCAAGTATTTATTGAAGCGCCATATCGAAACATGCAGCTTCTTAACGACATACTCTCCACGTGCCGTAACAACACGCTGCTTTGTATTGCGGTAGACATAACCCTCGAAACCGAGTATATCTGCACCAAGACGG
This portion of the Williamwhitmania taraxaci genome encodes:
- a CDS encoding gamma-glutamyl-gamma-aminobutyrate hydrolase family protein (Members of this family of hydrolases with an active site Cys residue belong to MEROPS family C26.) encodes the protein MKQRILLFATIILIGCNHAPQGSNHLDSATTTRQIIVMHPTVNNLKTFLYLTENALFPLPKDYRVVGVYHAKEIYDYKKAQKFIDEQGLSNVSLLKVDNVICADSLYAKNSCTELFTKLFNESQGAIFFGGPDIPPFTYGDSTNLLTVVTDPNRHYMELSFLFQLLGGNQNVGFKPLMDEKPDFRILGICLGMQTMNVATGGTLYQDIPTELYGKRSVESVLAMDANQQHRNYNTNFTDDTSLIWGGFHQIYVVPGAKIVSLLSVNGVRPFVLSSHHQSVKKLGMGLRVAAWSIDGKVVEAIEHNRFPNVIGLQFHPEPTLLYERGIKIKIQSNKPAEQSFEELYPGEKGASFHIAFWAMMGEMYK
- a CDS encoding MBL fold metallo-hydrolase, whose product is MRLTFLGTGTSQGVPVIACPCPVCQSDQEHDKRLRTSALVEVDGVTILIDAGPDFRQQMLRAHVKQLDAILLTHEHKDHIGGLDDVRAFNFVNRKPMDIYAEDRVQDALKQEYAYVFAENRYPGVPEMNLFTIDGYPFDINGVKVTPIRCFHYKMPIYGFRIGDLTYITDANFISEEEKEKVVGSKYIVVNALRKQKHISHFTLSEALKLVQELSPRKAFITHVSHQLGFHADIQAELPRNVVLAYDGLVVDI
- a CDS encoding bile acid:sodium symporter family protein; protein product: MQFIYKLILNRNSILVFAVILGLVAGDFASIFQPFSFFVLAVTMSFSMTGIRMQSLLNPKAMLGPMLLGAFLNYAVFGLVVISLAYFVMPTENLFYGFVVIAAAPPGVAIIPFSYILKGDVEYSIAGVLGAFLASVVVAPLFISLFANHTDVSSYSLFILMVKLVLIPLVISRFMLYKPLFRYIEPVRGKVVDWGFAVLIFIAVGMNRQVFFSAPTILLLVGGVLLTVTFGLGTIYSLIAKRMGIQRPRATTQTMLATIKSTGFSVFTALTLFGKEAAIPSAVMAVVVLLYLIFLSIKSSKLKMTVS
- a CDS encoding SAM-dependent methyltransferase; this encodes MTGKLYMIPTTLGEGNPADVLPIHTIEIAQSLTCFVVEDLRSARRFLSSIKVKNPIDSLTFFELNEHTHHSIIYPMLKPAQQGVDIGLLSEAGAPAVADPGAPLVRMAHENNIRVVPLTGPSSILLSLMASGLNGQNFAFQGYLPIKPPERQRKLRDLEALSAREKQTQVFIEAPYRNMQLLNDILSTCRNNTLLCIAVDITLETEYICTKTVKEWKHALPELHKRPAIFLLMME